The following are encoded together in the Lactuca sativa cultivar Salinas chromosome 1, Lsat_Salinas_v11, whole genome shotgun sequence genome:
- the LOC111885992 gene encoding protein argonaute 1 translates to MSGRGRGGGGGGRGRGRGGGQPSQSHSQDAGGRGNAAPRVPPQTVASTVTQFGNLSVGSSTPSPSTAPAAARATAAGTVPQQPVMQQNPVQTPPAPVVSAQQPITKAAQPPQASSAAPTSSRIIKAPPRTGYGTLGRKCVIRANHFLVDLGEKDPYQYDVTITPEVISKTRSREILKLLSELYKQSHLGNMLLAYDGKKSAFAAGPLPFESKEFVVKLNESNGREKEFKVNIKFVSRKDLHHLRQFLSGRQHDNPQETIQALDVVLREAASINDRQIIGRSLFSAEFGKGVLGDGIEYWKGFYQSLRPTQMGLSLNIDMSARAFYETKLVTEFVGEFLGKDLMRPLSDQERIKVKRALRGVRVEVRRENYMRRYKVQALTVQPTNQLTFPVDDTGKTMSVVQYFREKYNIHLRYPHLPAIQAGSDAKPTYLPMEICRIAGGQRYALKLNEKQVTNFLRATCQRPLDREASIKNTMVSNNYNANPLVSQAFGLAVKEQLTMIDARVLPPPHLKYHGTGAGSEINPSVGQWNMMNLKMINGGTVNYWAIANFSRHREDAVGRFIHGLVTMCQNRGIVFNPQPLIPMYNSAPNYIEKALVEIHTQCTAQLQKVAPGNSLQLLFVILPDAKGTYPRIKRVCETELGIISQCCQPKNVMKLSNQYFENVAMKINVKVGGRNSVLAAALANRLPYITERPTIIFGADVTHPSPGEDSSPSIAAVVASMDWPQVTKYKALVSAQPHRQEIIEDLYSTTTDARRGVIHTGLIRELLISFKKSTGHKPHRIIFYRDGVSEGQFNEVLMSEMDKIRKACASLEEGYMPPVTFIVVQKRHHTRFFPMKHGDKASTDRSGNILPGTVVDTKICHPTEFDFYLCSHAGIQGTSRPTHYHVLYDENKFTPDGLQNLTNCLCYTYQRCTRSVSIVPPAYYAHLAAFRARYYMEGAELSDSGSSHGGGAGGRATRDRVAEVRPVPVIHENVKSVMFYC, encoded by the exons ATGTCTGGAAGGGGccgtggtggcggtggtggtggccgTGGGCGAGGGCGCGGCGGCGGACAACCGTCGCAATCGCATTCTCAGGACGCCGGCGGTAGAGGAAATGCCGCCCCTCGAGTGCCTCCACAGACGGTTGCTTCGACTGTGACTCAGTTCGGAAACCTTTCTGTTGGTTCATCGACCCCGTCGCCGTCAACCGCACCCGCCGCCGCTAGGGCAACTGCTGCTGGTACAGTTCCGCAGCAACCGGTAATGCAACAAAATCCGGTTCAAACTCCCCCTGCGCCAGTGGTTTCCGCTCAGCAACCGATTACGAAAGCAGCACAACCTCCGCAGGCTTCATCGGCGGCCCCTACTTCATCGAGAATCATTAAGGCACCGCCAAGGACTGGGTACGGAACTCTAGGTCGTAAATGTGTTATCCGAGCGAATCATTTTCTCGTCGATCTCGGCGAAAAGGATCCCTATCAGTATGAT GTGACAATCACACCTGAGGTTATTTCAAAGACTAGAAGTCGTGAGATCTTGAAGCTTCTCAGTGAATTATACAAGCAATCTCATCTGGGAAACATGTTATTAGCCTATGATGGGAAGAAAAGTGCATTTGCTGCTGGACCTCTTCCATTTGAATCAAAAGAATTTGTGGTGAAACTCAATGAGAGTAATGG GCGTGAAAAGGAATTCAAGGTGAACATtaagtttgtttccagaaaagATCTGCACCATTTGAGACAGTTTTTAAGTGGTAGACAGCATGATAATCCACAAGAGACCATTCAAGCTCTTGATGTTGTTCTAAGGGAGGCAGCTTCAATAAACGA CCGACAAATCATTGGTAGATCTTTATTTAGTGCTGAATTTGGGAAAGGTGTGCTTGGTGATGGAATTGAATATTGGAAAGGATTTTATCAGAGTCTGCGCCCTACTCAAATGGGTTTATCCTTAAACATTG ACATGAGTGCCAGAGCATTCTATGAAAcaaaactagtcactgaatttgttGGGGAGTTTCTTGGGAAAGATTTAATGAGACCCCTTTCAGATCAAGAGCGTATAAAG GTGAAGAGAGCATTGAGAGGTGTGAGGGTGGAAGTGAGGCGTGAGAATTATATGAGAAGGTACAAGGTTCAAGCATTAAcagtccaaccaaccaatcaacTGAC tTTCCCTGTTGATGATACTGGAAAAACCATGTCTGTTGTTCAGTACTTCAGAGAGAAGTACAACATTCATCTTAGGTATCCACATCTTCCTGCAATCCAAGCTGGTTCTGATGCAAAACCCACATATTTGCCAATGgag ATTTGTAGGATTGCTGGTGGACAGCGATATGCTCTGAAGCTTAATGAGAAGCAAGTGACAAACTTTCTTAGGGCTACATGCCAGCGTCCACTTGACAGGGAAGCTAGCATCAAGAAT ACTATGGTAAGTAACAATTACAATGCCAATCCGCTTGTGAGCCAAGCCTTTGGACTGGCTGTTAAAGAGCAGCTGACAATGATAGATGCCCGGGTCCTTCCACCTCCACAT CTCAAGTACCACGGGACAGGGGCTGGTTCAGAAATCAATCCATCAGTTGGTCAATGGAACATGATGAACCTG AAAATGATCAATGGAGGCACAGTGAATTACTGGGCGATTGCCAACTTCTCACGCCACAGGGAAGATGCTGTTGGGCGATTTATTCATGGACTGGTTACCATGTGTCAGAACAGAGGCATT GTGTTTAATCCCCAACCACTGATTCCAATGTACAACTCTGCTCCAAACTATATTGAAAAAGCTTTGGTTGAAATTCACACCCAGTGTACAGCCCAACTTCAGAAGGTTGCACCTGGCAACTCACTTCAACTATTGTTTGTGATTCTTCCGGATGCAAAAGGAACTTATC CAAGAATCAAACGGGTATGTGAGACCGAGCTGGGAATCATTTCCCAATGCTGTCAGCCAAAAAATGTCATGAAGCTTAGTAATCAGTACTTTGAAAATGTGGCAATGAAGATCAATGTTAAG gTTGGTGGAAGAAACTCAGTCTTGGCTGCAGCTCTTGCTAATAGACTTCCCTACATCACGGAACGCCCAACAATAATTTTTGGAGCTGATGTAACTCATCCTTCACCTGGAGAGGATTCAAGCCCTTCCATTGCTGCG gTGGTTGCTTCAATGGATTGGCCTCAAGTGACAAAGTATAAAGCCCTAGTATCCGCACAGCCCCACAGACAAGAGATCATTGAGGATCTGTACTCAACCACGACTGATGCAAGAAGGGGAGTGATTCATACTGGCTTAATCAGAGAACTTTTGATTTCCTTTAAAAAATCAACTGGTCATAAACCACATAGGATCATATTCTACAG GGATGGTGTGAGTGAGGGGCAGTTTAATGAAGTCTTGATGAGTGAAATGGATAAAATCCGCAAG GCTTGTGCCTCATTGGAGGAGGGGTATATGCCACCTGTAACATTCATTGTTGTGCAAAAGAGGCATCACACACGTTTCTTTCCTATGAAGCATGGAGATAAAGCTAGCACTGACAGGAGTGGCAACATTCTTCCAG GGACTGTTGTTGACACCAAGATTTGCCACCCAACGGAGTTTGATTTCTACCTGTGTAGTCATGCTGGTATTCAG GGAACAAGCAGGCCAACACATTACCATGTGTTGTATGATGAGAATAAGTTCACTCCTGATGGTCTCCAAAATCTAACAAACTGTCTATGCTACACCTACCAAAGGTGTACAAGATCTGTGTCCATAG TTCCTCCTGCTTACTATGCGCATTTGGCTGCATTTCGTGCCCGGTATTACATGGAGGGGGCTGAATTGTCTGACAGTGGTTCTTCACATGGAGGGGGAGCTGGGGGGCGTGCAACAAGAGACCGGGTTGCTGAAGTGCGTCCTGTCCCTGTGATTCATGAGAATGTTAAGAGCGTCATGTTCTACTGTTAG